Proteins encoded together in one Pseudomonas sp. ADAK13 window:
- a CDS encoding Ada metal-binding domain-containing protein, whose product MAEKTVWILMGADAEPFPSPEPGTLGGHRRSRLYGKLDCRAALQAIARGGYVKNRVFFPDEFTAIAAGYRPCAVCMPDEYRLFRGHA is encoded by the coding sequence ATGGCTGAAAAAACCGTATGGATACTGATGGGCGCAGACGCAGAACCTTTCCCAAGCCCCGAGCCGGGAACGCTGGGCGGGCACCGTCGTAGCAGGCTCTATGGAAAGCTCGACTGCCGTGCGGCACTGCAAGCGATTGCGCGCGGCGGCTATGTGAAAAATCGCGTGTTTTTTCCCGATGAATTCACTGCTATCGCGGCTGGATATCGTCCTTGTGCAGTCTGCATGCCCGACGAATACCGTCTGTTTCGAGGACATGCCTGA
- a CDS encoding prolyl oligopeptidase family serine peptidase yields MPTLPETSTDPYLWLEDIDSTRSLDWVQAQNLKTEDRLARSDSFKQIKADVLEMLDSDSNIPHVNKVGAYYYNFWMDAAHPRGLWRRTTPAEYRKAQPAWETLLDLDALNAAEGENWVWHGADYLRPDYQRCLLELSRGGADAGVIREFDLASKTWVEDGFQLPESKGGLGWIDRDNVYVFTDFGEGSMTRSGYPRIAKQWQRGTPLSDARVVYEGTLDDMYIAAMHDDTPGYERDFVSRTLAFYNNELYLRGNDGQLSKIDAPNSAEKSVHKDWLLLELREDWALDEVFVSGSLLAINVDRFMAGQRDFEVLFTPTDSTSLTGFTWTLNHLVLNVLDHVKSRLSVLTPGANGWQHSPFTGAPGMGTVYARAVDSDDSDAVWLVTTDYLTPTTLALAEIGQAPEVLKTLPAFFDSSQHVIEQQFAVSRDGTRVPYFMVRGKDLQLDGTAPTLLYGYGGFEVSLTPNYSGEVGRAWLSKGGVYVVANIRGGGEYGPRWHQAALKQNRGRAYEDFAAVARDLIARGITSPRHLGAEGGSNGGLLTGNMLTQYPELFGAIVSQVPLLDMQRYHHLLAGASWMEEYGNPDEPEEWAYIQTFSPYHLFDPAKTYPPVFFLTSTRDDRVHPAHARKLAAKMIEAGKDVTYYENIEGGHGGAADNAQAAHMSALVYRFLWEKLSVSRD; encoded by the coding sequence ATGCCAACACTTCCCGAAACGTCCACCGACCCCTACCTATGGCTTGAAGACATCGACAGCACCCGGTCACTGGACTGGGTACAAGCCCAAAATCTCAAGACCGAAGACCGGCTCGCCCGCTCCGACAGCTTCAAGCAAATCAAGGCCGACGTGCTGGAGATGCTGGACTCGGACAGCAACATCCCCCACGTCAACAAGGTCGGTGCTTATTACTACAACTTCTGGATGGACGCCGCTCACCCGCGCGGCCTGTGGCGTCGTACCACCCCGGCGGAGTACCGCAAGGCGCAACCTGCCTGGGAAACGCTGCTGGACCTGGATGCACTGAACGCCGCCGAAGGCGAAAACTGGGTGTGGCACGGTGCTGATTACTTGCGCCCGGATTACCAGCGCTGCCTGCTGGAGCTGTCGCGCGGCGGGGCTGATGCGGGTGTCATCCGCGAGTTTGATCTGGCCAGCAAGACCTGGGTCGAAGACGGCTTCCAGTTGCCGGAGTCCAAGGGCGGCCTGGGCTGGATCGACCGTGACAACGTGTATGTCTTCACCGATTTTGGCGAAGGCTCGATGACCCGCTCGGGTTACCCGCGCATCGCCAAGCAGTGGCAGCGCGGCACGCCGCTGAGTGACGCCCGTGTTGTCTACGAAGGCACGCTGGATGATATGTACATCGCGGCGATGCACGACGACACGCCCGGCTATGAGCGTGACTTCGTCAGCCGTACGCTGGCGTTCTACAACAACGAGCTGTACCTGCGGGGCAACGATGGCCAGTTGAGCAAAATCGACGCGCCGAACTCGGCTGAAAAGTCGGTGCATAAAGACTGGCTGCTGCTGGAGTTACGCGAGGACTGGGCGCTGGATGAAGTGTTTGTCTCGGGCTCCTTGCTGGCGATCAACGTTGATCGCTTCATGGCGGGTCAGCGGGATTTCGAGGTGTTGTTCACGCCCACGGACAGCACCTCGCTGACAGGGTTTACCTGGACCCTGAATCACCTGGTGCTGAACGTACTCGATCACGTCAAGAGTCGCCTCAGCGTGCTCACGCCCGGCGCGAACGGATGGCAGCACAGCCCGTTCACGGGGGCGCCCGGCATGGGCACGGTGTATGCCCGCGCAGTGGACAGCGACGACAGTGATGCCGTCTGGCTGGTGACCACCGATTACCTGACGCCGACCACCCTGGCGCTGGCCGAGATCGGTCAGGCGCCCGAGGTGCTGAAAACCCTGCCGGCGTTTTTCGACTCAAGCCAGCACGTGATCGAGCAGCAGTTCGCGGTCTCCAGGGATGGCACCCGTGTGCCGTATTTCATGGTGCGCGGCAAGGACTTGCAACTCGATGGCACGGCGCCGACCTTGCTCTATGGCTACGGCGGTTTCGAGGTCTCCCTGACGCCGAATTACTCCGGTGAAGTAGGCCGCGCCTGGCTCTCGAAAGGTGGCGTGTACGTGGTTGCCAACATTCGCGGTGGCGGTGAATACGGCCCGCGCTGGCACCAGGCGGCACTCAAGCAGAACCGTGGGCGGGCCTATGAAGATTTCGCGGCGGTGGCCCGGGACCTGATCGCCCGCGGGATCACTTCACCCCGCCACCTGGGCGCGGAGGGCGGCAGTAACGGCGGCCTGTTGACCGGCAATATGCTCACCCAATACCCGGAGCTGTTCGGTGCAATCGTGTCCCAAGTGCCTTTGCTCGATATGCAGCGCTACCACCACTTGTTGGCCGGGGCGTCGTGGATGGAGGAATACGGCAACCCGGACGAGCCCGAAGAGTGGGCCTACATCCAGACGTTTTCGCCGTACCACCTGTTTGACCCGGCGAAGACCTACCCACCGGTGTTTTTCCTGACCTCGACCCGCGATGACCGTGTGCACCCGGCCCACGCCCGCAAGCTGGCGGCGAAGATGATCGAGGCCGGCAAGGACGTGACGTATTACGAAAACATCGAGGGCGGGCACGGCGGGGCGGCGGACAACGCGCAGGCTGCGCACATGAGTGCGCTGGTCTACCGCTTCTTGTGGGAGAAGCTGAGCGTCAGCCGGGACTAA
- a CDS encoding LysR substrate-binding domain-containing protein has translation MLNHWPPLGTLRGFEAAARLGSFHKAAEELHLTQSAISQQIRSLEAYLEQPLFFRSGRSVSLTDAGHDFLSTTQALLQQLAVGVRRLGQYRKPNQLVLNTTPTFARHWLLPRLEDFRRQHPEVDLWIFSTDEVPDMASQTIDLAVRDDICSQAECSFKVLHADRLFPACNPRVLALPREQRTTLHGEREMDWSHWAVEAGIDVGQKDQGLNFSDPGLLLEAACTGLGIALVSQLLSRQALEDGLLQPLVEATIRGPNWALLTHRDSENNPLARCFSEWLTRNLVTAGAD, from the coding sequence ATGCTTAACCATTGGCCGCCGCTCGGCACCCTTCGCGGCTTCGAAGCCGCCGCCCGGCTGGGCAGTTTCCACAAGGCCGCCGAGGAGCTGCACCTCACTCAATCGGCCATCAGCCAGCAAATTCGCAGCCTTGAAGCGTACCTGGAGCAACCGCTGTTTTTCCGCAGTGGGCGCAGCGTCAGCCTGACCGATGCCGGGCACGACTTCCTCAGCACCACCCAGGCGCTATTGCAGCAATTGGCCGTGGGCGTTCGTCGCCTGGGGCAGTACCGCAAGCCCAACCAGCTGGTGCTCAACACCACGCCGACCTTCGCCCGCCACTGGCTGCTGCCGCGCCTGGAGGATTTCCGCCGCCAGCACCCGGAAGTGGACCTGTGGATTTTCAGTACCGACGAAGTCCCGGACATGGCCAGCCAGACCATCGACCTGGCCGTGCGCGACGACATTTGCTCCCAGGCCGAATGCAGCTTCAAGGTGCTGCATGCCGACCGCCTGTTCCCCGCGTGCAACCCACGCGTGCTGGCACTGCCCAGGGAGCAACGCACCACCCTGCACGGCGAACGGGAGATGGATTGGAGCCATTGGGCGGTGGAGGCCGGGATTGATGTGGGGCAAAAGGATCAGGGGCTGAATTTCTCCGACCCCGGGCTGTTGCTGGAGGCGGCGTGTACCGGGTTGGGGATTGCGCTGGTCAGCCAGTTATTGAGCCGACAGGCATTGGAAGACGGGTTGCTGCAACCGCTGGTAGAGGCAACCATTCGCGGGCCCAACTGGGCCTTGCTGACCCACCGTGACAGCGAGAACAACCCACTGGCACGGTGCTTCAGTGAGTGGTTGACGCGCAACCTGGTCACCGCCGGTGCCGATTAG
- a CDS encoding agmatine deiminase family protein, with translation MQQNEIQNGGGWMPAEWARHAATWMVWPHNQALWESGWGVTLALVQEDFARVANAIARFEPVKMIVDPSAVAGARALCGPNIALIELAVNDSWCRDSGPSFVCHPQHGLAGVSWRFNAWGGKSAHDLDESLARCVLNHLGVECLGTPLSNEGGAIHVDGEGTLITTESVLLNPNRNPGVTKAEIEEIFTRLLGVKKTIWLPGDPDHVTGDMTDGHVDGVCAFARPGVLLVDATHDTHSVYAEVVRENRRALELATDARGRRFEMIELYEATDAVDTEAEVFCASYTNFYIANHAIIMPAYGIDADPIAADVLARAFPGRVVVPVRINHLAHGGGGVHCITQQQPAWPLKG, from the coding sequence ATGCAGCAGAATGAAATTCAAAACGGTGGCGGGTGGATGCCGGCGGAGTGGGCCAGGCATGCCGCGACGTGGATGGTCTGGCCGCATAACCAGGCGCTGTGGGAGTCCGGCTGGGGCGTTACATTGGCGCTGGTGCAGGAGGACTTTGCTCGTGTCGCCAATGCGATTGCGCGGTTCGAACCGGTGAAAATGATCGTCGATCCTTCGGCTGTGGCCGGCGCCAGGGCGTTGTGCGGGCCAAACATCGCACTGATCGAACTGGCGGTGAATGACAGTTGGTGTCGCGATTCCGGCCCGAGTTTTGTGTGCCATCCGCAACACGGGCTCGCCGGTGTGAGCTGGCGTTTCAACGCGTGGGGCGGCAAGTCGGCCCATGACCTGGATGAAAGCCTGGCGCGCTGTGTGCTCAATCATCTGGGCGTGGAGTGCCTGGGCACACCGTTGAGCAACGAAGGCGGCGCCATTCATGTGGACGGCGAGGGCACGTTGATCACCACCGAGTCGGTGTTGCTCAACCCCAATCGTAATCCGGGGGTGACCAAGGCCGAGATCGAGGAGATTTTCACCCGCCTGCTGGGCGTGAAAAAAACCATCTGGCTGCCGGGTGATCCCGATCATGTGACTGGCGACATGACCGACGGCCATGTCGATGGCGTGTGCGCATTTGCCCGTCCGGGCGTGTTGCTGGTGGATGCCACCCATGACACCCATTCGGTGTACGCCGAGGTGGTGCGGGAAAACCGTCGGGCTCTGGAGTTGGCCACCGACGCCCGAGGCCGTCGCTTCGAGATGATCGAACTGTATGAAGCCACCGATGCGGTGGACACCGAGGCTGAAGTGTTTTGCGCCTCCTACACCAACTTCTACATCGCCAACCACGCGATCATCATGCCCGCCTATGGCATCGACGCCGACCCGATCGCCGCCGATGTCCTGGCCCGTGCGTTCCCGGGGCGCGTGGTGGTGCCGGTGCGCATCAATCACCTGGCTCATGGCGGCGGCGGGGTGCATTGCATCACCCAACAGCAACCCGCCTGGCCGCTGAAGGGGTAA
- the aguB gene encoding N-carbamoylputrescine amidase, with amino-acid sequence MSVLTIAVTQMPCTWDLSANLDLAEQLVRDAARQGAQVILLQELFATPYFCIEQHHKHLALAQEYRHSAVLKRFAALARELGVVLPLSWFEKAGNACFNSLSVADADGQLLGVYRKTHIPNAIGYQEKEYFSPGDTGFRVWDTAFGRIGLGICWDQWFPETARCLALMGAEVLLFPTAIGSEPGCATLDSRDHWQMTMRGHAAANLVPVVAANRVGREVATTDPALQMDFYGSSFICNHKGKLLAEADRDSTGVLVHSLDLAAMREDRLTWGIYRDRRPEMYGGLLSLDGHHTHRGL; translated from the coding sequence ATGTCAGTACTGACGATTGCCGTCACGCAAATGCCCTGCACCTGGGACCTGTCCGCGAACCTCGATCTGGCCGAGCAATTGGTGCGTGACGCGGCCAGGCAGGGCGCGCAGGTGATCCTGCTGCAAGAGCTGTTTGCCACGCCGTACTTTTGCATCGAGCAGCATCACAAACACCTGGCGCTGGCGCAGGAATACCGACACAGCGCGGTGCTCAAACGCTTCGCCGCCCTGGCCCGGGAACTGGGCGTGGTGCTGCCCCTCAGTTGGTTCGAAAAGGCCGGCAACGCCTGTTTCAACTCACTGAGCGTGGCCGATGCGGACGGGCAACTGCTGGGGGTGTATCGCAAGACTCATATCCCCAACGCCATCGGCTATCAGGAGAAGGAATACTTCAGCCCCGGCGATACCGGCTTTCGGGTCTGGGACACGGCGTTCGGGCGCATCGGCCTGGGCATCTGCTGGGATCAGTGGTTCCCCGAAACCGCGCGCTGCCTGGCGCTGATGGGGGCTGAAGTGTTGTTGTTTCCCACGGCGATCGGCTCTGAACCCGGCTGCGCGACCCTGGACTCCCGGGACCATTGGCAGATGACCATGCGCGGACATGCCGCCGCCAACTTGGTGCCGGTGGTCGCTGCCAACCGTGTCGGCCGCGAAGTGGCGACCACCGACCCGGCCTTGCAGATGGACTTCTACGGCTCGTCCTTTATCTGCAATCACAAGGGCAAGTTGCTTGCCGAAGCGGACCGCGACAGCACCGGCGTGCTGGTGCACAGCCTCGACCTGGCGGCGATGCGCGAGGACCGTCTGACCTGGGGCATCTACCGTGACCGTCGCCCGGAAATGTATGGCGGGTTGTTGAGTCTGGATGGTCATCACACCCACCGAGGCCTTTGA
- a CDS encoding extracellular solute-binding protein, which yields MKIICTLLLGSLVLASSLHAEEKTLKLYNWADYFAEDTLSRFTAETGIQVIYDVMDGSETLEAKLMAGGSGYDLIFPGDTVGERLMRAGSLQPLDQSRLTALSDIEPGLQKLRTHYTYSNNATVPYTWGTIGLTYNTEQIKQRMPDAPVNSLDLLFKPELAAKFADCGISLIDSPDEVLAVALNYLGRDPRSAKPADLAAASELLLKLRPYIRKFQSQPVTDLVNGNLCLSLGYSGDMTQAQRAADAAGKKVTFDYHIPREGTTVWMDTMAIPVDARHPEYAYAFINFVMRPQNMAAISNFTGYPTANAKARPEVDPAMRNNPQIYPDEATFERLIPGKDIPQADMRARMRVWTKFKTATVQ from the coding sequence ATGAAGATTATCTGTACGCTGTTGCTTGGATCCCTGGTGCTGGCGTCGTCCCTGCACGCCGAAGAAAAAACCCTGAAGCTCTACAACTGGGCCGATTACTTTGCCGAGGACACGCTGTCGCGGTTCACCGCCGAAACCGGGATCCAGGTGATCTACGATGTGATGGACGGCAGCGAAACCCTGGAGGCCAAGCTGATGGCCGGTGGCAGCGGTTATGACCTGATTTTCCCTGGCGACACCGTGGGCGAACGGCTGATGCGCGCGGGCAGCCTGCAACCGCTGGATCAGTCCAGGCTCACCGCCCTGAGCGACATCGAGCCCGGTTTGCAGAAGCTGCGCACGCACTACACCTACTCGAACAACGCCACGGTTCCTTACACCTGGGGCACCATCGGCCTGACCTACAACACCGAGCAGATCAAACAGCGCATGCCGGACGCGCCGGTCAACAGCCTCGACCTGTTGTTCAAGCCGGAGCTTGCCGCCAAGTTCGCCGACTGCGGGATTTCCCTGATCGACTCACCGGATGAAGTGCTGGCGGTGGCCCTCAATTACCTGGGGCGTGACCCGCGCAGCGCCAAGCCGGCAGACCTGGCCGCCGCCAGCGAGCTGTTGCTCAAGCTGCGACCCTACATCCGCAAGTTCCAGTCGCAGCCGGTGACCGACCTGGTGAACGGTAACCTGTGCCTGTCCCTCGGCTACAGCGGCGACATGACCCAGGCGCAACGGGCGGCGGACGCAGCCGGAAAAAAGGTCACGTTCGACTATCACATCCCCCGCGAGGGCACCACGGTGTGGATGGACACGATGGCAATCCCCGTCGATGCCCGGCATCCGGAGTACGCCTACGCGTTCATCAATTTCGTGATGCGCCCGCAGAACATGGCCGCCATCAGCAACTTCACCGGCTACCCCACCGCGAACGCCAAGGCGCGTCCAGAGGTGGATCCGGCGATGCGCAACAACCCGCAGATCTACCCGGATGAGGCCACGTTTGAGCGGCTGATCCCGGGAAAAGACATCCCCCAGGCGGACATGCGTGCACGCATGCGCGTCTGGACCAAATTCAAGACCGCTACCGTCCAATGA
- a CDS encoding agmatine deiminase family protein, with product MATRREFIKQVSVVATLGAAVSVGLGSRWAQAATQGHWFMPDEGEKHQQAFIAFGAQEAIHEDFTPDVQAALGRIARAIARHEPVTVFCREEERALAEEKCGTRNTTFVVTELDDIWMRDTGANFVIDGQGGLGAVDFNFNGWGNKQQHAEDAQVAALVTEVAEARPIRSELVGEGGAIEVDGHGTGIMTESSWINGNRNPGWSKAEVEAELKARLGLRKIIWLPGIKGQDITDAHVDFYARFVKPGVVIANLDTDPESYDHKVTLAHLDILKQATDADGRPLQVHTVSPPLNPRKSRFNRNNPDFAPGYINYFVINGAVIAPEFGDKVADAKAFELLSRLYPEREVVQLDIDAIAAGGGGIHCVTSHQPAV from the coding sequence ATGGCAACACGTCGCGAATTCATCAAACAGGTATCGGTGGTCGCCACCCTGGGCGCCGCCGTGTCCGTCGGGCTGGGCTCGCGCTGGGCACAGGCCGCCACCCAGGGCCACTGGTTCATGCCCGACGAAGGCGAAAAACATCAGCAGGCGTTCATTGCCTTTGGCGCGCAGGAGGCCATTCACGAGGACTTTACGCCCGACGTGCAAGCAGCCCTGGGCCGGATCGCCCGCGCCATCGCTCGTCACGAGCCGGTGACCGTGTTCTGTCGGGAAGAGGAGCGAGCGCTGGCTGAAGAAAAATGCGGCACCCGCAACACCACGTTTGTGGTCACCGAACTGGATGACATCTGGATGCGTGACACCGGCGCCAATTTTGTCATCGATGGCCAGGGCGGGCTGGGTGCCGTGGATTTCAATTTCAACGGGTGGGGCAACAAACAGCAGCACGCCGAGGATGCGCAGGTGGCTGCCCTGGTCACCGAAGTCGCCGAGGCCCGGCCGATTCGCAGCGAACTGGTGGGCGAGGGCGGGGCTATCGAGGTGGACGGCCACGGCACCGGGATCATGACCGAGAGCAGCTGGATCAATGGCAACCGCAACCCCGGCTGGAGCAAGGCCGAGGTGGAAGCAGAGCTGAAGGCACGCCTGGGCCTGCGCAAGATCATCTGGCTGCCGGGCATCAAAGGCCAGGACATCACCGATGCCCACGTCGATTTTTATGCGCGTTTCGTCAAGCCGGGCGTGGTGATTGCCAACCTCGACACCGACCCCGAGTCCTATGATCACAAGGTCACGCTGGCGCACCTGGACATTCTCAAGCAGGCCACCGACGCAGACGGTCGGCCGCTGCAGGTGCACACCGTGTCGCCGCCGCTTAATCCACGCAAGAGCCGTTTCAACCGGAACAATCCGGATTTTGCGCCGGGGTATATCAACTACTTTGTCATCAATGGGGCAGTGATTGCGCCCGAGTTCGGCGACAAGGTGGCCGACGCCAAAGCCTTTGAACTCCTGTCCAGGCTCTACCCGGAGCGCGAGGTGGTGCAGCTCGATATCGATGCGATTGCGGCGGGTGGCGGCGGGATTCATTGTGTGACCAGTCACCAGCCGGCGGTTTAG
- the mug gene encoding G/U mismatch-specific DNA glycosylase, whose translation MKEGLDDILAENLAVIFCGINPGLKAAATGHHFMGRSNRFWRTLHLAGFTPHEVQPENDRTILHYQCGLTTVVERPTARADQLSADEFKAAAAHFESKITRYAPRFVAFLGKAAYSALSGQRDIAWGLQPHALGHSRVWVLPNPSGRNLGFTQAQLAEAYGQLKRALRAPA comes from the coding sequence GACTGGACGATATTCTGGCCGAAAATCTCGCCGTGATTTTTTGCGGGATAAACCCGGGGCTCAAGGCCGCCGCCACCGGGCATCACTTCATGGGCAGGAGCAACCGGTTCTGGCGCACCCTGCACCTGGCCGGGTTTACGCCCCATGAAGTGCAGCCGGAAAACGACCGCACGATCCTGCATTATCAGTGCGGGCTGACCACGGTGGTGGAGCGGCCTACGGCCCGGGCGGATCAGTTGTCGGCGGATGAATTCAAGGCAGCGGCAGCGCATTTTGAAAGCAAGATCACCCGCTACGCGCCGCGGTTTGTCGCGTTTCTGGGGAAGGCGGCGTACAGCGCGTTGAGCGGTCAGCGGGACATTGCGTGGGGGTTGCAGCCGCATGCTCTCGGACATTCCCGCGTGTGGGTTTTGCCTAACCCCAGCGGCAGGAACCTGGGCTTTACCCAGGCACAGTTGGCCGAGGCATACGGTCAACTGAAGCGGGCATTGCGCGCCCCCGCCTAA